The Deinococcus betulae DNA segment CCACCGACGAGAGTGGCGCCACCTACCGCCGCGCCAGCCTGGACATCGAAATTGTCACCGACCTGCTCAGCACCAGTGACCGCTTCGATACGGCGGTGCTGCTGACCGGCGACGGCGACTTTGAGCGCCCGGTGGAAGTTCTGCGTGCGCGGGGCAAGCGCGTGGTGGTGGCCAGCATTGCCGAGATGACCAGCTACGAGCTGCGCAACGCGGCGGACCAGTACGTTGACTTCAAGGACATCCGTGAGCACGTCGAGCGGCCCGGCTACCGCCTCCCCAGCGAGCAGCGAGGTGCCGACCCCCGGCCCTTTTACGCCTCGGCGGCTCTAAGCGACAGCGATGACCGCTGATCTAGCGGCGGGCAAGCTGCCAGTC contains these protein-coding regions:
- a CDS encoding LabA-like NYN domain-containing protein; this translates as MERIALFIDGANVYAAAKRLGWNFDHRKILDYFAAQGALHNAFYYTAVPVPMDDKQKRFTDALTYMGYTVRTRPLREATDESGATYRRASLDIEIVTDLLSTSDRFDTAVLLTGDGDFERPVEVLRARGKRVVVASIAEMTSYELRNAADQYVDFKDIREHVERPGYRLPSEQRGADPRPFYASAALSDSDDR